The following proteins are co-located in the Pseudomonas cavernae genome:
- a CDS encoding acyl-CoA dehydrogenase family protein: protein MEFAFNDEQRLIQETAARFLAEVSDSAAVRAAMVSAPGYEPAVWARIAEEMYWPALHIPEQYGGMGLGLVELSILLEQMGRYLLCAPFYATACLATPALLLSDNQQLKEQWLPAIAAGTSTATLAFAGNNSWDADSVQAEVQPCANGYRLNGEYLQVVDGAQAELLIVAARSPGTSGEAGISLFALPASTPGVARHALPTLDQTRRLARIELHNVELSAADLLGAFGASGPLLREVLQIACIGLAAEQVGGAQQALDLTLAYTRERQQFGRAIASFQAVKHRCADLMLELECARSAAYYAACVAQERLDPQGDAAVRSELAVAAATAKIHASEAFFHGAADAIQLHGGVGFTWEYDPHLYFKRARASEQFLGAPAVHRERLAVQILGEQL from the coding sequence ATGGAGTTTGCTTTCAACGACGAACAACGGCTGATCCAGGAGACGGCCGCACGCTTTCTCGCCGAAGTTTCCGACTCCGCCGCCGTGCGCGCGGCCATGGTCAGCGCACCGGGTTACGAACCTGCCGTGTGGGCGCGGATCGCCGAGGAGATGTATTGGCCGGCCCTGCACATCCCCGAGCAGTACGGCGGAATGGGGCTGGGCCTCGTCGAGCTGAGCATCCTGCTGGAGCAAATGGGCCGCTACCTGCTCTGCGCGCCCTTCTATGCCACCGCCTGCCTGGCCACCCCGGCGCTGCTGCTCAGCGACAACCAACAACTGAAAGAACAGTGGCTGCCCGCCATCGCCGCCGGCACCAGCACCGCCACCCTGGCCTTCGCTGGCAATAACAGCTGGGATGCCGACAGCGTGCAGGCCGAGGTGCAGCCATGCGCCAATGGCTACCGCCTGAACGGCGAGTACCTGCAGGTGGTCGACGGCGCCCAGGCCGAGCTGCTGATCGTCGCCGCCCGCAGCCCAGGCACGAGTGGCGAGGCCGGCATCAGCCTGTTCGCCCTGCCCGCCAGCACCCCTGGCGTGGCCCGCCACGCCCTGCCGACCCTGGACCAGACCCGGCGCCTCGCGCGCATCGAATTGCACAACGTCGAGCTGAGCGCCGCCGACCTGCTCGGCGCGTTCGGCGCAAGCGGGCCACTGCTGCGCGAGGTGCTGCAGATCGCCTGCATCGGCCTGGCCGCCGAGCAGGTCGGCGGCGCCCAGCAGGCGCTGGACCTGACCCTCGCCTACACCCGCGAGCGCCAGCAGTTCGGCCGCGCCATCGCCAGCTTCCAGGCGGTCAAACACCGCTGCGCCGACCTGATGCTGGAGCTCGAATGCGCCCGTTCGGCGGCCTATTACGCCGCCTGCGTGGCCCAGGAACGCCTCGACCCGCAGGGCGATGCGGCCGTGCGCAGCGAACTGGCGGTCGCCGCGGCGACGGCGAAGATCCATGCCTCGGAAGCCTTCTTCCACGGCGCCGCAGACGCCATCCAGCTGCATGGCGGCGTTGGCTTCACCTGGGAATACGACCCGCACCTGTATTTCAAACGCGCCCGCGCCAGCGAACAGTTCCTCGGCGCCCCGGCCGTGCACCGCGAGCGCCTGGCCGTCCAGATCCTAGGAGAACAGCTATGA
- a CDS encoding acyl-CoA dehydrogenase family protein gives MKIGFSAQDEQFRKEIADWMSTHLRGAFEPLRFRGGPGDEHMFPSERKAWERELAAGGWTGVGLAPEHGGRGLSISQQVIFNEEYARAGGPGRMGHIGEGLVAPTLAAFGTPAQQQRFLPGILAGTQFWCQGYSEPGAGSDLANVKTRAALNEAGDSWLISGQKVWTSMAHESDWCFVLARTEPGSVGHHGLSFLLVPMAQANISVQPIQQLTGTAEFNEVFFDQAQTAADNMIGQPGDGWKIAMALLGFERGVSTLGQQMQFQNELEEIIRIAKSNGAAQDPILRQRLAQAWAGLKVLRYNSLRMLSGSQDGSLRREAMIYKLAWSTWHAELGKLAMDVLGAAGEILEGAHYELSRLQSLFLFTRADTIYGGSNEIQRNIIAERALGMPREPRARA, from the coding sequence ATGAAAATCGGCTTCAGCGCGCAAGACGAGCAGTTCCGCAAGGAAATCGCCGACTGGATGAGCACCCATCTGCGCGGCGCCTTCGAGCCCCTGCGCTTTCGCGGCGGGCCCGGCGACGAACACATGTTCCCCAGCGAACGCAAAGCCTGGGAGCGCGAACTGGCCGCCGGCGGCTGGACCGGCGTCGGCTTGGCGCCCGAGCACGGCGGCCGTGGCCTGAGCATCAGCCAACAGGTGATCTTCAACGAGGAATACGCCCGCGCCGGCGGCCCCGGACGCATGGGCCACATCGGCGAAGGCCTGGTCGCCCCGACCCTGGCCGCGTTCGGCACCCCCGCCCAGCAGCAACGCTTCCTGCCCGGCATCCTCGCCGGCACGCAGTTCTGGTGCCAGGGCTACTCAGAACCCGGCGCCGGCTCCGACCTGGCCAACGTCAAGACCCGCGCGGCACTCAACGAGGCGGGCGATAGCTGGCTGATCAGCGGCCAGAAAGTCTGGACCTCCATGGCCCACGAGTCGGACTGGTGCTTCGTCCTCGCCCGTACCGAGCCCGGCAGCGTCGGCCATCACGGCCTGTCGTTTCTGCTGGTGCCGATGGCGCAGGCCAACATCAGCGTGCAGCCGATCCAGCAACTGACCGGCACCGCGGAATTCAACGAGGTGTTCTTCGACCAGGCGCAAACCGCGGCGGACAACATGATCGGCCAGCCCGGCGACGGCTGGAAAATCGCCATGGCCCTGCTCGGCTTCGAGCGCGGCGTATCGACCCTCGGCCAGCAGATGCAGTTCCAGAACGAGCTGGAAGAGATCATCCGCATCGCCAAAAGCAACGGCGCCGCCCAGGACCCGATCCTGCGCCAGCGCCTGGCCCAGGCCTGGGCCGGCCTCAAAGTGCTGCGCTACAACTCGTTGCGCATGCTCTCCGGCAGCCAGGACGGCAGCCTGCGCCGCGAAGCGATGATCTACAAACTGGCCTGGTCCACCTGGCACGCCGAGCTCGGCAAACTGGCCATGGACGTGCTCGGCGCCGCCGGCGAAATCCTCGAAGGCGCACACTACGAGCTGTCCCGCCTGCAGTCGCTGTTTCTCTTCACCCGCGCCGACACCATTTACGGCGGCAGCAACGAGATCCAGCGCAACATCATCGCCGAGCGCGCCCTCGGCATGCCCCGCGAACCCAGGGCACGGGCCTGA
- a CDS encoding VOC family protein yields MIDIRGLSYFVAQIENLSEWQRYAEDVLGMMVTPAPGGGLYVKMDERPFRMLIVEGPEQRYLASGWELANDTAFQAAVKALDQAGVSWEPGSAAQVEQRGVQALAVVVDPSGNRHELSWGHRSDCLPFVSPQGVPRFLTGDMGLGHAVLPAPNFDATLAFAKDVLGFELSDIFNFRPDPSAPPIRIHFLHCRNARHHSLALAEYPTPSGCVHVMVEVDSMTEVGRAHDRLLAHNVQLSATLGQHLNDQMTSFYMKTPSGFDLEYGFGGLQVDWAEHSAFEFTRVSIWGHDFSVGQQ; encoded by the coding sequence ATGATCGATATCCGCGGGTTGAGCTATTTCGTCGCTCAAATCGAGAACCTCAGTGAATGGCAGCGCTACGCCGAGGACGTGCTCGGCATGATGGTGACGCCGGCGCCGGGTGGTGGCCTGTATGTGAAGATGGACGAGCGGCCGTTCCGCATGCTGATCGTCGAAGGCCCGGAGCAGCGTTACCTGGCGTCCGGCTGGGAGCTGGCCAACGACACCGCGTTCCAGGCCGCCGTCAAGGCGCTGGATCAGGCCGGTGTGAGCTGGGAGCCGGGCTCCGCGGCGCAAGTCGAGCAGCGCGGCGTGCAGGCGCTGGCGGTGGTGGTCGATCCGTCCGGCAACCGCCACGAGCTGAGCTGGGGCCATCGTTCCGACTGCCTGCCGTTCGTTTCGCCGCAGGGCGTGCCGCGCTTCCTCACCGGCGACATGGGCCTCGGCCACGCCGTGCTGCCGGCACCGAACTTCGACGCGACCCTGGCGTTCGCCAAGGATGTGCTGGGTTTCGAGCTGTCGGACATCTTCAACTTCCGTCCCGACCCGTCGGCGCCGCCGATCCGCATCCACTTCCTGCATTGCCGCAACGCCCGTCATCACTCCCTGGCGCTGGCTGAATACCCGACGCCATCCGGCTGCGTGCATGTGATGGTGGAAGTGGACTCGATGACCGAAGTGGGTCGCGCCCACGATCGCCTGCTGGCGCACAACGTCCAGCTGTCGGCGACGCTCGGTCAGCACCTGAATGACCAGATGACCTCGTTCTACATGAAGACCCCGTCGGGCTTCGACCTGGAGTACGGCTTTGGCGGTTTGCAAGTCGACTGGGCCGAGCATTCGGCATTCGAATTCACCCGCGTGAGCATTTGGGGGCACGACTTCTCGGTCGGCCAGCAGTAA
- a CDS encoding nuclear transport factor 2 family protein, whose amino-acid sequence MTTTLDDRLAIQDLLYRYARAADDKDTAAYRACFSSNGVAVNWADFEVNDGATIIDSLSQYQWTMHKVFNHAFEVEGDRARGYTYCLATHVADEQGQRRKEDWHVRYDDELLRENGQWRFLRREVQVGLIEKVDLPD is encoded by the coding sequence ATGACCACTACGTTAGATGACCGCCTGGCGATCCAGGACCTGCTCTACCGCTATGCCCGCGCCGCCGACGACAAGGACACGGCCGCCTACCGCGCCTGCTTCTCCAGCAACGGTGTCGCCGTTAACTGGGCGGATTTCGAGGTAAACGACGGCGCGACCATCATCGACTCGCTCAGCCAGTACCAGTGGACCATGCACAAGGTGTTCAACCATGCCTTCGAGGTCGAGGGCGATCGTGCCCGGGGCTACACCTACTGCCTGGCGACCCACGTAGCTGACGAGCAAGGGCAGCGCCGCAAGGAGGACTGGCACGTTCGCTACGACGACGAACTGCTGCGCGAAAACGGCCAATGGCGCTTCCTGCGGCGCGAAGTGCAGGTCGGCCTGATCGAAAAAGTCGACCTGCCGGACTGA
- a CDS encoding CoA transferase subunit A yields the protein MNKQLTAADAVAQLRDGMTIGFGGWGPRRKPMAIVREILRSSVKDLTVVAYGGPEVGMLCAAGKVKKLVFGFATLDAIPLEPYYRKAREAGELELLEVDEGMFQWGLRAAGMRLPFLPTRCGLATDVTRLNPELKTIQSPYDDGEVLLAMPALNLDVAFLHVNVADRLGNTLVTGPDPYFDHLFARAAQQCFVSCEKLEERLELTAEQARGNTFERYLVSGVVHAPFGAHPTSCPSDYGWDMSHFKRYVASAGEEGGWQAYVDEFVAPGELAYQDKNGGAERLGKLPMPVF from the coding sequence ATGAATAAGCAACTGACGGCGGCCGATGCCGTCGCCCAACTGCGCGATGGCATGACCATCGGCTTCGGCGGCTGGGGCCCGCGGCGCAAGCCGATGGCCATTGTCCGCGAGATCCTGCGTTCCAGCGTCAAGGACCTGACCGTGGTCGCCTATGGCGGCCCGGAAGTCGGCATGCTGTGTGCCGCCGGCAAGGTCAAGAAACTGGTGTTCGGCTTCGCCACGCTCGACGCCATCCCGCTCGAACCCTATTACCGCAAGGCCCGCGAGGCCGGTGAGCTGGAGCTGCTGGAGGTCGACGAGGGCATGTTCCAGTGGGGCCTGCGCGCCGCCGGCATGCGCCTGCCGTTCCTGCCGACCCGCTGTGGCCTGGCCACCGACGTGACCCGCCTCAATCCCGAGCTGAAGACCATTCAGTCGCCCTACGACGACGGCGAAGTGCTGCTGGCCATGCCGGCGCTGAACCTGGACGTGGCCTTCCTCCACGTCAACGTCGCCGACCGCCTGGGCAACACCCTGGTGACCGGCCCGGACCCGTATTTCGATCACCTGTTCGCCCGCGCCGCGCAGCAGTGCTTCGTGTCCTGCGAAAAACTTGAGGAACGCCTCGAGCTGACCGCCGAGCAGGCCCGCGGCAACACCTTCGAGCGTTACCTGGTGAGCGGTGTGGTGCATGCGCCGTTCGGTGCGCACCCGACTTCGTGCCCGTCCGACTACGGCTGGGACATGAGCCACTTCAAGCGGTATGTCGCCAGTGCCGGCGAAGAGGGCGGCTGGCAGGCCTATGTCGACGAATTCGTCGCCCCCGGCGAGCTGGCTTACCAAGACAAAAACGGCGGTGCCGAGCGCCTGGGCAAACTGCCCATGCCGGTGTTCTGA